One genomic region from Vicia villosa cultivar HV-30 ecotype Madison, WI unplaced genomic scaffold, Vvil1.0 ctg.000352F_1_1_1, whole genome shotgun sequence encodes:
- the LOC131627208 gene encoding VQ motif-containing protein 22-like encodes MFQTMSDPPNDFFQFYHQSFPNQPPPNFTTITTNTTPATTLPPPETINPTSPTSATNLGPDGRVSKPIRRRSRASRRTPTTLLNTDTTNFRAMVQQFTGGPIAPFAASASSASTNFSTLAGLGLGPGPRASSHPMNHQTMMSHHPLYQHPQQLQQYQHHYNNNNNNMYSGTGNVGGDESLFFQRLISNPRPSNNDSNINNADIHGGGGEGGFFPNTSS; translated from the coding sequence ATGTTCCAAACCATGTCCGATCCACCAAATGATTTTTTCCAATTCTACCACCAAAGTTTCCCAAACCAACCCCCTCCTAACTTCACCACTATTACTACCAACACCACCCCCGCTACAACCTTACCCCCGCCGGAGACCATAAACCCAACCTCACCAACATCCGCCACAAACTTAGGCCCAGACGGCCGTGTCTCAAAGCCCATCCGAAGAAGATCACGCGCCTCAAGACGAACTCCCACCACCTTACTAAACACAGACACCACCAATTTCCGTGCCATGGTGCAACAGTTCACCGGAGGCCCGATTGCACCGTTTGCAGCATCAGCATCTTCAGCATCTACGAATTTCTCAACTCTGGCAGGCCTTGGTCTTGGCCCCGGCCCACGGGCTTCTTCCCACCCTATGAATCATCAAACAATGATGTCTCATCATCCTCTCTACCAACATCCTCAACAGCTTCAACAATATCAACAtcactacaacaacaacaacaacaacatgtatAGTGGCACTGGCAACGTAGGAGGAGATGAGAGCCTGTTTTTTCAGAGACTTATAAGCAACCCAAGACCTTCAAACAATGatagtaatattaataatgcTGATATTCATggaggaggaggagaaggaggtttTTTCCCAAACACTTCTTCTTGA
- the LOC131627210 gene encoding choline-phosphate cytidylyltransferase 2-like, which produces MTSSSTIPHLPPPEDRPVRVYADGIYDLFHFGHARSLEQAKKSFPNTYLLVGCCSDAVTHKYKGKTVMTEDERYESLRHCKWVDEVIPDAPWVINQEFLDKNNIDFVAHDSLPYADTSGAANDVYEFVKAVGRFKETQRTEGISTSDIIMRIVKDYNQYVLRNLDRGYSRKDLGVSYVKEKRLRVNRRLKTLQEKVKEQQEKIQTVAKNAGMHRNEWVENADRMVAGFLEMFEEGCHKMGTAICDRIQESLRGQQSNDDSFLQNGTDDEDEEYYDDHEEDSEEEYFEEYFDNNELNPQNSGKDKNKT; this is translated from the exons ATGACATCATCCTCCACCATCCCTCATCTCCCTCCGCCGGAAGACCGCCCCGTTCGTGTCTACGCCGATGGCATCTACGATCTCTTCCATTTCGGCCACGCTCGTTCTCTTGAACAAGCCAAAAAATC GTTTCCGAACACGTACCTTCTGGTTGGATGCTGCAGCGATGCGGTAACACATAAGTATAAAGGAAAAACTGTTATGACTGAAGATGAACGTTATGAATCTCTCCGTCACTGCAA ATGGGTGGATGAAGTGATACCGGATGCACCTTGGGTTATCAATCAGGAGTTTCTTGACAAAAACAATATTGATTttgtagctcacgattctcttcc ATATGCTGATACCAGTGGTGCtgcaaatgatgtttatgaattT GTTAAGGCAGTTGGAAGATTTAAGGAAACACAACGGACCGAAGGTATATCTACATCAGATATAATAATGAGGATTGTCAAAGACTATAACCAGTATGTGTTGCGTAACTTGGATCGTGGGTACTCAAGAAAAGATCTTGGTGTGAGCTATGTTAAG GAAAAGCGATTGCGCGTGAATAGGAGACTGAAAACTTtgcaagagaaagtaaaagaacagCAAGAAAAG ATCCAAACTGTTGCGAAGAATGCTGGTATGCATAGGAATGAGTGGGTGGAAAATGCTGATCGTATGGTTGCTGGATTTCTAGAAATGTTTGAAGAAGGTTGCCATAAGATG GGAACTGCCATCTGTGATCGAATTCAAGAAAGCTTAAGAGGTCAGCAATCAAATGATGATTCATTTCTTCAAAATGGCACGGATGACGAGGATGAAGAGTATTATGATGATCATGAGGAGGATAGTGAGGAAGAGTATTTTGAAGAATATTTTGATAACAATGAGCTTAATCCCCAGAATAGTGGGAAAGATAAGAACAAAACGTAG